A part of Armatimonadota bacterium genomic DNA contains:
- a CDS encoding sugar ABC transporter permease yields the protein MVSAWAPVVRAVVRAYRRHYLHAYLFISPVLVAFGLFRVWPALQTLYFSAFRVELARRRLVYVGVENFAELLHDEIFRQAVTNTLLYAVAIVPTAAALGLILAVLFTERFPARELLKAVYFAPMVTSTVAAAVVWWWLYNPQYGLFNALLRMAHLPPSPWLLSTRTALLSVILFSIWKTVGYNMVIYIAGLQAIPAEFYEAATLDGAGPLQQFWRITLPLLAPVTAFLLIYNGIFAFQVFDQVYVLTGGGPANATNVVVLEIYRQAFQRYRFGYAAAEAVVLFVFILAITILQFRTSRRFEVTY from the coding sequence ATGGTCTCCGCGTGGGCACCGGTGGTCCGGGCGGTAGTCCGCGCCTACCGACGCCACTACCTGCATGCCTACCTGTTCATCAGTCCCGTGCTGGTGGCGTTCGGCCTGTTTCGCGTGTGGCCCGCCCTGCAGACCCTGTACTTCAGCGCCTTCCGGGTGGAGCTGGCGCGCCGGCGGCTGGTGTACGTGGGAGTGGAAAACTTCGCCGAGCTGCTCCACGATGAGATCTTCCGCCAGGCGGTCACCAACACGCTCCTGTATGCGGTGGCCATCGTGCCCACTGCGGCGGCCCTGGGGCTGATCCTGGCGGTGCTGTTCACCGAACGCTTCCCGGCCCGCGAGCTGCTCAAGGCCGTCTACTTCGCGCCCATGGTGACCAGCACCGTGGCCGCCGCGGTGGTGTGGTGGTGGCTGTACAATCCCCAGTACGGCCTGTTCAACGCGCTGCTGCGGATGGCGCACCTGCCCCCCTCCCCCTGGTTGCTGTCGACCCGCACCGCCTTGCTCTCGGTGATTCTCTTCAGCATCTGGAAGACGGTGGGCTACAACATGGTCATCTACATCGCGGGCCTGCAGGCCATTCCCGCCGAGTTCTACGAGGCAGCGACTCTGGATGGAGCGGGTCCCCTGCAGCAGTTCTGGCGCATCACCCTCCCGCTGCTGGCGCCGGTCACGGCCTTCCTGCTGATCTACAATGGCATCTTCGCGTTTCAGGTCTTCGACCAGGTCTACGTGCTCACCGGTGGCGGCCCTGCCAATGCCACCAACGTGGTCGTGCTGGAGATCTACCGGCAGGCGTTCCAGCGCTACCGGTTCGGCTACGCGGCGGCCGAGGCGGTGGTGCTGTTCGTCTTCATCCTGGCCATCACCATCCTCCAGTTCCGGACCAGCCGCCGGTTTGAGGTGACCTACTGA
- a CDS encoding FGGY family carbohydrate kinase, with product MRDAVLTLDLGTTACKATWFDLDGRPLAAASAEYPTRHPRPGWAEQDPEEWWTAAVAAARRAREAAGAVRTVAVGLSSQREGVVPVDDRGTPLGPCIIWMDRRATAEARVLAERFGDELRERTGLRADPTFTACRLLWLRRHQPELYSRTRYFLQPRDFLYHRLTGTPVTDPSLASRTLLFDIRRLTWWPEMAEAVGVDLSRFPPLYPSSSAPGALQPPAASALGLTPGTPVAVGAGDRACEALGLGLAGETAMVSTGTTTNVSVAVPQVPEVLGPGVLCSAHCLPGQYLLEQGLGASGAILRWLRDRILAGRLDYPVLDALAQDSPPGARGLLLLPFFAGARAPRWNPAARGVWFGLTLSHDLGDLVRSVLEGVAYEVRACLEELHRIGVAVTTLVSAGGAARSALWREITADVTARPVAVPVQTEAASLGAMLLAAAAVGAAADPLAAAQQANPAVVTVRPQASRAARYERSYRLYAAVYAAVAPLFPPVDQDEDADAGSR from the coding sequence GTGCGCGACGCCGTTCTCACCCTGGACCTGGGGACCACCGCCTGCAAGGCCACGTGGTTCGATCTGGACGGCCGTCCGCTGGCCGCCGCGTCCGCGGAGTACCCCACGCGCCACCCGCGGCCCGGGTGGGCCGAGCAGGACCCGGAGGAGTGGTGGACGGCGGCGGTGGCCGCCGCGCGGCGGGCCCGGGAGGCCGCGGGCGCGGTGCGGACGGTCGCCGTGGGCCTGTCGTCCCAGCGGGAGGGCGTGGTGCCGGTGGACGACCGCGGGACGCCGCTGGGTCCATGCATCATCTGGATGGACCGCCGGGCCACTGCGGAGGCGCGGGTGCTGGCGGAACGGTTCGGGGATGAGCTGCGGGAGCGCACCGGCCTGCGGGCCGACCCCACCTTCACCGCCTGCCGGCTGCTGTGGCTGCGCCGCCACCAGCCGGAGCTGTACAGCCGGACGCGCTACTTCCTCCAGCCGCGGGACTTTCTGTACCACCGGCTCACGGGCACGCCGGTCACGGACCCCTCGCTGGCGTCCCGCACGCTGCTGTTCGACATCCGCCGCCTGACGTGGTGGCCGGAGATGGCCGAGGCGGTGGGGGTGGACCTCTCCCGCTTTCCCCCGCTGTACCCGTCGTCCTCCGCCCCCGGCGCCCTGCAGCCTCCCGCGGCCTCCGCCCTGGGGCTGACACCCGGGACTCCGGTGGCCGTGGGTGCCGGCGATCGGGCGTGCGAGGCACTGGGCCTGGGGCTGGCCGGGGAGACGGCCATGGTGTCCACCGGGACCACCACCAACGTCTCCGTGGCCGTCCCCCAGGTCCCCGAGGTCCTGGGCCCGGGAGTCCTGTGTTCGGCCCACTGCCTGCCCGGGCAGTACCTGCTCGAACAGGGCCTGGGCGCCTCGGGGGCGATCCTGCGGTGGCTGCGGGATCGGATCCTGGCAGGACGCCTGGACTACCCGGTGCTGGACGCGCTGGCTCAGGACAGCCCGCCCGGCGCCCGGGGGCTGCTCCTGCTGCCGTTCTTCGCCGGCGCCCGCGCCCCCCGGTGGAATCCGGCCGCCCGGGGGGTGTGGTTCGGGTTGACGCTGTCCCACGACCTGGGAGATCTGGTGCGCAGCGTCCTGGAGGGCGTGGCATACGAGGTGCGGGCATGCCTGGAGGAACTGCACCGGATCGGGGTGGCCGTGACTACTCTGGTCTCGGCCGGCGGCGCCGCCCGCAGCGCCCTGTGGCGGGAGATCACGGCCGACGTGACCGCCCGCCCGGTCGCCGTGCCCGTCCAGACCGAAGCCGCCTCCCTGGGCGCCATGCTCCTGGCTGCCGCGGCGGTGGGTGCTGCCGCCGACCCGCTGGCGGCGGCCCAGCAGGCCAACCCCGCCGTGGTCACCGTCCGGCCCCAGGCCTCCCGGGCGGCGCGGTACGAGAGGAGCTACCGGCTGTACGCCGCTGTGTACGCAGCCGTGGCGCCGCTGTTTCCCCCCGTGGATCAGGACGAGGACGCCGACGCCGGCTCGAGGTGA
- a CDS encoding DoxX family membrane protein, whose translation MVQVLFLIGRIILGVFYLFNAVNHLTRLDEMSRWAASKGVPAARVLVVVTGAMLLVGGLTVLLGVYPAVGVAALTVFFVPVTFWMHDFWAVQDPLQRVVQMVNFTKNLALLASAWILLAVPQPWPLSLAR comes from the coding sequence ATGGTTCAAGTCCTGTTTCTCATCGGCCGCATCATCCTGGGCGTCTTTTACCTGTTCAACGCCGTCAACCACCTCACCCGGCTCGACGAGATGAGCCGGTGGGCGGCCAGTAAGGGCGTGCCGGCCGCCCGGGTGCTGGTGGTCGTGACCGGCGCGATGCTCCTGGTGGGCGGGCTGACGGTCTTGCTGGGCGTGTACCCCGCGGTGGGCGTGGCCGCCCTGACGGTCTTTTTCGTCCCCGTGACATTCTGGATGCACGACTTCTGGGCGGTGCAGGACCCCCTGCAGCGGGTCGTGCAGATGGTGAACTTCACCAAGAACCTGGCCCTGCTGGCGTCGGCGTGGATCCTGCTGGCTGTCCCGCAGCCCTGGCCGCTGAGCCTGGCGCGGTAG
- a CDS encoding class II fructose-bisphosphate aldolase produces MGVATLAELVADARRRGRAVGAFTCLNLETATAIVTVAGELRAPVAVAFTARHSSWVDLPALAAAARSLAERAPVPVALHLDHADDLDTIRLALQCGFTSVMVGDAAGPGGEPREFVRAAVALARQYGATVEAELTPIPQKESLGGAPPASLTDPDEAARFARLTGVDVLAVAVGNVHHQDPGEARLDLPRLRALAAAVPCALSLHGGSGVADPLLRDAIAAGIGKVSFFTRLARSALAALGERVAAGADLPELLRTLRRAYEEAVRERLRALTEG; encoded by the coding sequence ATGGGCGTGGCCACCCTGGCCGAACTGGTCGCCGACGCCCGCCGCCGGGGGCGGGCGGTGGGGGCGTTCACCTGCCTGAACCTGGAGACCGCGACCGCCATCGTCACAGTCGCCGGCGAGCTGCGCGCGCCGGTGGCGGTCGCCTTCACCGCCCGCCACAGCTCCTGGGTGGATCTGCCGGCCCTGGCGGCCGCGGCGCGGTCGCTGGCCGAGCGTGCGCCGGTCCCCGTGGCGCTGCACCTGGATCACGCCGACGACCTGGACACGATCCGGCTGGCCCTGCAGTGCGGGTTCACCTCGGTCATGGTCGGGGATGCGGCCGGGCCCGGGGGTGAGCCGCGGGAGTTCGTGCGCGCCGCGGTGGCCCTGGCGCGGCAGTACGGGGCCACGGTGGAGGCGGAACTGACGCCCATCCCCCAGAAGGAGTCTCTGGGCGGTGCCCCGCCGGCGTCGCTGACCGATCCCGATGAGGCCGCGCGCTTCGCGCGGCTCACGGGCGTGGACGTCCTGGCGGTGGCGGTGGGAAACGTCCACCACCAGGACCCGGGAGAAGCGCGCCTGGACCTGCCGCGCCTGCGGGCCCTGGCGGCCGCGGTGCCCTGCGCCCTCTCCCTGCACGGAGGGTCGGGGGTGGCCGACCCGCTGTTGCGGGACGCGATCGCGGCCGGAATCGGCAAGGTGAGCTTTTTCACCCGGTTGGCCCGGTCGGCTCTGGCCGCGCTGGGAGAGCGCGTGGCGGCCGGCGCGGACCTGCCGGAGCTGCTGCGCACCCTCCGCCGCGCGTATGAAGAGGCCGTGCGGGAGCGCCTGCGAGCTCTGACCGAGGGGTGA
- a CDS encoding GntR family transcriptional regulator: MSDKVLSRLRSRSRQLLPALVRDALREWIADRRLRPGDRMPPEPALASLLGVSRATLREAIRVLEMEGVLSRARGVGTFVAASPFLRNNLGENWGVTDLIRSSGYTPGTAEKVVRISPGSPSVCSSLGLPAGAPVVVLERLRTADGRPVVLSTDIFSADLLPRREDPLAGLGESLYEWLRRSAGVVVHHGRARLRPVRAVGSLARRLRVRRGTPLLFLEQVDYTADGRPVLLSMEYHVPDVFEFTIHRVNAPAPAPGPPRPAVARAERVRP; encoded by the coding sequence ATGTCTGACAAAGTCCTCTCCCGGTTGCGGTCCCGATCCCGCCAGCTGCTGCCGGCGCTGGTCCGGGACGCGTTGCGGGAGTGGATCGCCGACCGCCGCCTGCGCCCGGGCGACCGGATGCCGCCTGAGCCCGCCCTGGCCAGCCTGCTGGGGGTGAGCCGGGCGACCCTGCGGGAGGCCATCCGGGTGCTGGAGATGGAAGGCGTGCTGTCCCGGGCCCGCGGCGTGGGCACCTTCGTCGCCGCCTCCCCGTTCCTGCGCAACAACCTGGGCGAGAACTGGGGAGTCACCGACCTCATCCGATCGAGCGGCTACACCCCCGGCACGGCCGAGAAGGTCGTCCGCATCAGTCCGGGATCCCCGTCGGTGTGCTCGTCGCTGGGTCTGCCCGCCGGGGCGCCCGTGGTGGTGCTGGAGCGCCTGCGGACGGCCGACGGCCGGCCGGTGGTTCTGTCCACCGACATCTTCTCCGCCGACCTGCTGCCGCGCCGGGAGGACCCGCTGGCCGGACTGGGGGAGTCGCTGTACGAGTGGCTGCGGCGCAGTGCCGGAGTGGTCGTCCACCACGGGCGCGCGCGGCTCCGCCCGGTGCGGGCGGTCGGCAGCCTGGCCCGGCGCCTCCGCGTCCGCCGGGGGACCCCCCTGCTGTTCCTGGAACAGGTCGACTACACCGCCGACGGCCGCCCGGTGCTCCTCTCGATGGAATACCACGTGCCTGACGTCTTCGAGTTCACGATCCACCGGGTGAACGCGCCCGCGCCGGCACCGGGACCGCCGCGGCCGGCGGTGGCGCGGGCGGAACGGGTGCGCCCATGA
- a CDS encoding metalloregulator ArsR/SmtB family transcription factor, protein MVRIFRALGDPTRYRIVRVLMEREEVACRDLSRLFALSAPALSHHFRVLQECGLMRVRREGPYHFFRLNRPLLERALGGWRAPPPE, encoded by the coding sequence ATGGTGCGGATCTTCCGGGCCCTGGGGGATCCCACCCGGTACCGGATCGTGCGGGTGCTGATGGAACGGGAGGAGGTCGCCTGCCGGGACCTGTCCCGGCTGTTCGCCCTCAGCGCACCGGCCCTGTCGCACCACTTCCGCGTCCTCCAGGAGTGCGGGCTGATGCGGGTGCGTCGCGAAGGACCCTACCACTTCTTCCGGCTCAACCGCCCCCTGCTGGAGAGAGCCCTGGGGGGGTGGCGGGCGCCGCCGCCGGAATAG
- the lon gene encoding endopeptidase La — MSAADRPTLPAIALPGVVVLPSMALTLPVSDAAGAAAVDEAVRGDHLALLVPAHPDAEDRSLAERLLPVGVVARIERVSHGGPAERGVLIRALHRAVLGQLVQDDPCLRFTYEARPDPQTWPPEVEQLRLRVLAAIELFVSRQPGIPQEVLNFVRGISHPGQLADSAGYAPEMSFAERADLLQTVDLAERLQKVLAFFQRQIQLQELKEEIRSRVREAVEKTQREYILREQLQAIRRELGEEDDGAAEIERYRQRIEASGMPEEARREALRELARLERLPPQAAEYSVIKTYLEWLVDLPWQRSDPEEIDIARARAVLDEDHYDLGEVKERILEHLAVRKLRAERGTGGADGPVILCFVGPPGVGKTSLGQSIARALGRKFTRMSLGGIRDEAEIRGHRRTYVGAMPGRIIQAIRRAGTNNPVFMLDEVDKIGADWRGDPAAALLEVLDPAQNAHFRDHYLDVDFDLSRVMFITTANLLDPIPPALRDRMEVLHLDGYTEHDKIHIARGFLLPRQRALSGLREEEVAFTDDAVRAIIRDYTREAGVRQLEREIGRVLRKVATAVADGRLAPPVLVDAARVPDYLGVPRFASELAERTGRPGVATGLAVTPTGGEAIFVEAARMPGEERLTLTGHLGEVMKESAQIALSYVRSAGPALGVDPGRLRGHEVHIHVPAGATPKDGPSAGVAMVAALVSLLSGRPVRADVAMTGEITLQGQVLPVGGIRQKLLAAQQAGLRTVILPARNAAEMREIPEEVRAQLEVRFVRTIEEALAIALQPEPVAVT; from the coding sequence ATGAGCGCCGCGGACCGTCCGACGTTGCCCGCCATCGCCCTGCCGGGCGTGGTGGTCCTGCCATCCATGGCCCTCACCCTCCCGGTGAGCGACGCGGCCGGCGCCGCGGCCGTGGACGAGGCCGTGCGGGGGGACCACCTGGCTCTGCTGGTGCCCGCGCACCCGGACGCCGAGGACCGCTCCCTGGCCGAGCGGCTGCTGCCGGTGGGGGTCGTGGCGCGCATTGAGCGGGTCTCCCACGGCGGCCCCGCCGAGCGGGGGGTCCTGATCCGCGCCCTCCACCGGGCGGTGCTGGGCCAGCTGGTGCAGGACGACCCCTGCCTGCGGTTCACCTACGAGGCGCGCCCGGACCCGCAGACGTGGCCCCCGGAGGTGGAACAGCTGCGGCTGCGGGTCCTGGCTGCCATCGAGCTGTTCGTCAGCCGCCAGCCGGGCATCCCCCAGGAGGTGCTGAACTTCGTCCGCGGCATCAGCCACCCCGGCCAGCTGGCCGACAGCGCAGGGTATGCGCCCGAGATGTCGTTTGCCGAGCGGGCCGACCTGCTGCAGACCGTTGACCTCGCCGAGCGCCTGCAGAAGGTCCTGGCGTTCTTCCAGCGCCAGATCCAGCTGCAGGAACTCAAAGAGGAAATCCGCTCCCGGGTGCGGGAGGCGGTGGAGAAGACCCAGCGGGAGTACATCCTGCGGGAGCAGCTGCAGGCGATCCGCCGGGAACTGGGCGAGGAGGACGACGGGGCCGCCGAGATCGAGCGCTACCGCCAGCGCATCGAGGCCTCCGGGATGCCCGAGGAGGCGCGGCGGGAGGCGCTGCGGGAGCTGGCGCGCCTGGAACGCCTGCCGCCCCAGGCGGCCGAGTACAGCGTCATCAAGACCTACCTGGAGTGGCTGGTGGACCTGCCCTGGCAGCGGTCGGACCCCGAAGAGATCGACATCGCCCGGGCCCGGGCCGTGCTGGACGAGGACCACTACGACCTCGGGGAGGTCAAAGAGCGCATCCTGGAGCACCTGGCGGTGCGCAAGCTGCGCGCCGAGCGGGGCACCGGCGGCGCCGACGGTCCGGTGATCCTGTGCTTTGTGGGCCCGCCGGGCGTGGGCAAGACGTCCCTGGGCCAGAGCATCGCCCGCGCCCTGGGGCGGAAATTCACCCGCATGTCCCTGGGCGGCATCCGGGACGAAGCCGAGATCCGGGGCCACCGCCGCACGTACGTGGGCGCGATGCCCGGCCGCATCATCCAGGCCATCCGGCGGGCGGGGACCAACAATCCGGTGTTCATGCTGGACGAGGTGGACAAGATCGGCGCCGACTGGCGGGGGGATCCGGCGGCGGCGCTGCTGGAGGTGCTGGACCCGGCCCAGAACGCTCACTTCCGCGACCACTACCTGGACGTGGACTTCGACCTGTCCCGGGTGATGTTCATCACCACCGCCAACCTGCTGGACCCGATTCCCCCGGCCCTGCGGGATCGCATGGAGGTCCTGCACCTGGACGGCTACACCGAACACGACAAGATCCACATCGCCCGGGGCTTTCTGCTCCCCCGCCAGCGGGCTCTCAGCGGGCTGCGGGAAGAGGAGGTGGCTTTCACCGATGACGCGGTGCGCGCCATCATTCGCGACTACACCCGGGAAGCCGGGGTGCGCCAGCTGGAACGGGAGATCGGCCGTGTCCTGCGCAAGGTGGCCACCGCGGTAGCCGACGGGCGACTGGCGCCTCCGGTCCTCGTGGACGCCGCCCGCGTGCCGGACTACCTCGGAGTCCCGCGCTTTGCCTCCGAGCTGGCCGAGCGCACCGGGCGTCCGGGGGTGGCCACGGGTCTGGCGGTCACCCCCACCGGGGGCGAGGCCATCTTCGTAGAGGCGGCCCGCATGCCGGGCGAGGAACGGCTGACCCTCACCGGACACCTGGGGGAGGTGATGAAGGAGTCGGCGCAGATCGCCCTCAGCTACGTGCGCTCCGCCGGGCCGGCGCTGGGCGTGGACCCGGGGCGGCTGCGGGGCCACGAGGTGCACATCCACGTGCCGGCGGGCGCCACCCCCAAAGACGGCCCGTCGGCGGGGGTGGCGATGGTCGCGGCCCTGGTCTCACTGCTGTCGGGGCGGCCGGTGCGGGCGGATGTGGCGATGACGGGGGAGATCACCCTGCAGGGTCAGGTTCTGCCGGTGGGCGGGATCCGCCAGAAGCTGCTGGCGGCGCAACAGGCCGGGCTGCGGACGGTCATCCTGCCGGCGCGCAACGCCGCCGAGATGCGGGAGATCCCGGAGGAGGTACGGGCGCAGCTGGAGGTCCGGTTCGTGCGGACCATCGAGGAGGCGCTGGCCATCGCGCTGCAGCCGGAGCCGGTGGCGGTGACCTGA
- a CDS encoding extracellular solute-binding protein gives MKAHRVVIAAVVCLVVAGAAGAFAQPRRTLTLWYPAGEITQSTLPLRDPTVFAPFEATSNVKIEMVAVDYDTMQQKIFAAAAAGNIADILFIDTSWLPGFLKEDLLEQVDPVKARRWLASVSPEIVTLSDYGGGTMWGYPQMGHDIYGLTWNKQQFRDAGLDPDRPPQTWDELRDYCRRLVKRDAAGNIVRVGYAIRHVGHPHGVVHKHLWAIWGAGADLIDNPNALRGGRVMFNNEAGRAALRLVLDMLQVDKCTSLNFPDPRAAFLSGIASMQISETVSIRARQPREAPGMPWTSGWGMWLPPARRAGDRPVTLLGAWLFSVPRAARHKDMAWRAVEWLNSEINDYRLASRFNLTPRYKSNWAKDPFKSDSYVQTLLKMAPYGRRLPINLGLNGIMDALGGAIQKAWHGEATVEAALAEAERLANKAIQDAMK, from the coding sequence GTGAAAGCGCACCGGGTTGTGATCGCCGCTGTTGTGTGCCTGGTGGTCGCAGGGGCGGCGGGAGCGTTCGCCCAGCCGCGGCGCACGCTGACCCTGTGGTACCCGGCCGGGGAGATCACCCAGAGCACCCTGCCCCTGCGCGATCCCACGGTCTTCGCGCCCTTTGAGGCCACCAGCAACGTCAAGATCGAGATGGTGGCCGTGGACTACGACACCATGCAGCAGAAGATCTTTGCCGCCGCCGCCGCCGGCAACATCGCCGACATCCTGTTCATCGACACCTCCTGGCTGCCCGGCTTCCTCAAGGAAGACCTGCTGGAGCAGGTGGACCCCGTCAAGGCCCGGCGCTGGCTGGCCTCGGTTTCGCCGGAGATTGTCACGCTGTCCGACTACGGCGGCGGGACCATGTGGGGGTACCCGCAGATGGGACACGACATCTACGGGCTGACCTGGAACAAGCAGCAGTTCCGGGACGCGGGGCTGGATCCCGACAGGCCTCCGCAGACCTGGGATGAGCTGCGGGACTACTGCCGCCGGCTGGTCAAGCGCGACGCCGCCGGCAACATCGTCCGGGTAGGCTACGCCATCCGCCACGTGGGCCATCCTCACGGCGTGGTCCACAAGCACCTGTGGGCCATCTGGGGCGCGGGCGCCGACCTCATTGACAACCCCAACGCCCTGCGGGGGGGCCGCGTCATGTTCAACAACGAGGCCGGCCGGGCCGCCCTGCGCCTGGTCCTGGACATGCTCCAGGTGGACAAGTGCACCAGCCTGAACTTCCCCGACCCCCGCGCCGCCTTCCTCAGCGGCATCGCCTCCATGCAGATCAGCGAGACGGTCAGCATCCGCGCCCGCCAGCCGCGGGAGGCTCCGGGCATGCCGTGGACGTCCGGATGGGGCATGTGGCTGCCTCCGGCCCGGCGGGCGGGGGACCGCCCCGTCACGCTGCTGGGGGCGTGGCTGTTCTCGGTGCCGCGGGCCGCGCGCCACAAGGACATGGCGTGGCGGGCCGTGGAGTGGCTGAACAGCGAGATCAACGACTACCGCCTGGCCAGCCGGTTCAATCTGACGCCCCGCTACAAGTCCAACTGGGCCAAAGACCCGTTCAAGTCCGACAGCTACGTCCAGACCCTGCTGAAGATGGCGCCCTACGGGCGCCGGCTGCCGATCAACCTGGGGCTGAACGGCATCATGGACGCCCTGGGCGGGGCGATCCAGAAGGCCTGGCACGGCGAGGCCACCGTCGAGGCCGCCCTGGCGGAGGCCGAGCGGCTGGCCAACAAAGCCATCCAGGATGCGATGAAGTAG
- a CDS encoding carbohydrate ABC transporter permease, translating to MAGRALGRWLAFLVVAAGAVVMVLPFYWMVVTAVSPAPEIIAFPPRWIPSRLVGDHFREAWARAPWLVYYKNSLVVATVSVGCSVLFGLFAGYAFAVYRFPLQNLFFLLILATLMVPVQVTSVALYVFLARLGWVDTYQGILAPNFASAFAVYLIRQAVQTVPTDLLDAARIDGAGEAQIVVRVVAPLIKPVLAAVAMLLFLSSWNDFLWPVIVINSERMRTLPVGIALFKDPYGFINYGPLMAATVITVAPMLIAYAVSQRYMIRGIAMTGLR from the coding sequence ATGGCGGGGCGCGCCCTGGGCCGGTGGCTGGCCTTCCTGGTGGTGGCCGCGGGGGCGGTGGTCATGGTGCTGCCGTTCTACTGGATGGTGGTCACGGCGGTCAGCCCGGCCCCGGAGATCATCGCCTTCCCGCCCCGCTGGATCCCCAGCCGCCTGGTGGGGGACCACTTCCGGGAAGCCTGGGCCCGGGCCCCCTGGCTGGTGTACTACAAGAACAGCCTGGTGGTGGCCACCGTGTCGGTGGGCTGCTCGGTGCTGTTCGGCCTGTTCGCCGGGTACGCGTTTGCGGTCTACCGCTTCCCGCTGCAGAACCTGTTCTTCCTGCTGATCCTGGCCACGCTGATGGTGCCGGTGCAGGTCACCAGCGTGGCCCTGTACGTGTTCCTAGCCCGGCTGGGCTGGGTGGACACCTACCAGGGGATCCTGGCCCCCAACTTCGCCAGCGCCTTTGCCGTCTACCTCATCCGGCAGGCGGTGCAGACGGTGCCCACCGACCTTCTGGACGCGGCCCGCATCGACGGCGCCGGCGAGGCGCAGATCGTCGTGCGGGTGGTGGCTCCCCTCATCAAGCCCGTGCTGGCGGCGGTGGCCATGCTGCTGTTCCTGAGCAGCTGGAACGACTTCCTGTGGCCGGTCATCGTCATCAACTCCGAACGCATGCGCACCCTGCCCGTGGGAATCGCCCTCTTCAAGGACCCCTACGGGTTCATCAACTACGGCCCGCTGATGGCCGCCACGGTGATCACCGTGGCCCCCATGCTAATCGCCTACGCGGTCTCCCAGCGCTACATGATCCGGGGGATCGCCATGACGGGACTGCGCTGA
- the iolB gene encoding 5-deoxy-glucuronate isomerase — MRTPSESGADAGTTDLHRHVDPSPGYTRAVEPGQAGLRYLDFGLLVLSPHHPRYSLPCREREVAVVLLEGSGTVAVDGQGQRVEWAVGPRSNVFDALPWAVYAPPGATVSASAADGLVAVVVGAPADRPGQPALIRPDEVVVRTVGRDNWTRQVRTILDLPASQRLLVGETVNPPGNWSSYPPHKHDRDAPTELPMEEVYYYRLRPPQGFALQRVYTAPEDPSPLDACYVIRSGDLVALPRGFHPVVAAAGYELYYLWALSGARVVYGRWADDPAHAWIRTQEGADPPLWGRR; from the coding sequence ATGCGCACACCATCCGAATCGGGCGCCGATGCCGGGACGACCGACCTGCACCGGCACGTGGACCCCTCCCCGGGGTACACCCGCGCCGTGGAACCCGGACAGGCCGGGCTACGCTACCTGGACTTCGGCCTGCTGGTCCTGTCGCCCCACCACCCCCGCTACAGCCTGCCCTGCCGTGAGCGCGAGGTCGCGGTGGTCCTCCTGGAGGGATCGGGGACGGTGGCGGTGGACGGACAGGGGCAGCGCGTGGAGTGGGCGGTGGGGCCGCGGTCCAACGTCTTCGACGCCCTCCCCTGGGCCGTCTACGCCCCCCCGGGCGCGACCGTCAGCGCCTCCGCCGCGGACGGCCTGGTGGCGGTCGTCGTGGGCGCCCCCGCCGATCGCCCCGGCCAGCCGGCCCTGATCCGCCCGGACGAGGTCGTGGTCCGCACCGTGGGCCGGGACAACTGGACCCGCCAGGTGCGCACCATCCTCGACCTGCCTGCAAGCCAGCGGCTGCTGGTGGGCGAGACGGTCAATCCGCCCGGGAACTGGTCCAGCTACCCGCCCCACAAGCACGACCGCGACGCCCCGACCGAGCTCCCCATGGAAGAGGTGTATTACTATCGGCTGCGGCCGCCCCAGGGGTTTGCCCTCCAGCGGGTGTACACGGCCCCGGAGGACCCTAGCCCGCTGGACGCGTGCTACGTGATCCGCTCGGGCGACCTGGTCGCCCTGCCCCGGGGCTTCCACCCGGTGGTGGCGGCGGCCGGATACGAACTGTACTATCTGTGGGCCCTGTCGGGGGCGCGGGTGGTCTACGGGCGGTGGGCCGATGACCCCGCCCACGCCTGGATCCGGACACAGGAGGGCGCCGACCCGCCTCTCTGGGGAAGGAGGTGA